One window of Triplophysa rosa linkage group LG10, Trosa_1v2, whole genome shotgun sequence genomic DNA carries:
- the id3 gene encoding DNA-binding protein inhibitor ID-3: protein MKAISPVRSVRNCYEAVCCISEQSLSITRCKSPTEELSDMNDCYSKLKELVPSIPQNKSVSQMEILQHVIDYIFDLQIALENETDAKNTPDVFMSMKNSEMTRNFSKEDGAMCH, encoded by the exons ATGAAGGCAATCAGTCCCGTTCGGTCTGTCAGAAACTGTTATGAAGCAGTCTGCTGTATCTCCGAGCAGAGCCTCTCCATCACCCGTTGCAAGAGCCCCACCGAGGAGCTGTCCGACATGAATGACTGCTACTCTAAACTCAAAGAGCTGGTACCCAGCATCCCGCAAAACAAGTCAGTGAGCCAAATGGAGATTCTTCAACATGTTATAGATTACATCTTCGACTTACAGATAGCGCTGGAAAACGAGACGGACGCAAAAAACACGCCCGACGTGTTTATGTCAATGAAG AACTCAGAGATGACCCGTAATTTCTCCAAAGAAGATGGAGCTATGTGCCATTAG